TTCTCTGCCGGCTGCTGCGGCTCATTCCATTCCCTGCCTGCCACTCCGGCCGCCTGCAAGCGTCCTTGGCGCCCCCCCTGCCCTGTCCGCCACTGCGCGAGCACAGCCGCGTGCGCCCTCGCCGCTCAGCGCGCGCGCGGGCACAATTTGCCACCGGGCAGAGCGAGGTGGAGCAGCGGTGGGATGGAGACCCCGTCGTCGACGTGCGACGAGGGCTCCGAGCTCGACGCGCGCTCGCAGTCCGACTACGCCGACTTGGACGACCTGGACCGCCCGCCGCGGGGACACCGCCGGGAGCCGTCCTCCGACGCGTCCTCCGAGTGCAGCGCGGAGCCCGGGAGCCCCTACGGCTCGTCGCCGTACCGGCCCTGGCCGGTGCGCGCGCTCCCCGCGCGGgtgccgaagccgccgccgccgccgctgctcaagAGGCTCAGCGCgacgcggcgcgccgccggcggcggcgtgcgtgaCGGaaaggccggcgacggcggtagGCCCTCTCTGTCTCTGGCTTTCGGCAGCTCCGCCTGGACGCTGGATTGCTGATTACTTGCCGTGGATTCGCAGAGCTGCAGCTGATCAAGGAGAGGTTCTCGAAGCTTCTGCTGGGCGAGGACATGTCCGGGAGCGGCAAGGGCGTCTCGACCTCCGTCGCCATCTCCAACGCCATCACCAACCTCTATGGTCAGCTGCCAGCACATGCTTATCATCCTCGCCCCCAACGATCAAGTCTCTTGGCCCAGCCCCGCGGCTGGTTAGGAACAGAACAGAGCACGCTAATACTCGTGGCCCCTCCTCTTGCTCATCACAGCCACCGTTTTTGGGAGCTGCCACAGGCTGGAGCCCCTGCCGGCGGAGAAGAGGTCCATGTGGCGCCGCGAGATGGACTGCCTCCTCTCCGTCTGCGATTACATCGTCGAGTTCTTCCCTTCCAAGGAGATCCTGCCCGACGGTACCATCCGGGAGGTTAGAATTCAAGCCGCACCCGTCCTTGAGCCGTTGATGCTATTCTGGAAGACTAAGACGCATTTCGATTTTGTCAGGTGATGGCGACCAGGCCGAGGTCCGACATCTACGTCAACCTCCCCGCCCTCGAGAAGCTTGACGACATGTTGCTTGTAAGATCCAAGATTCTTCGTCCTGGGCTGCCTACGAGATGGGCTTGTTTGCCCAAATTAAGCAAGCGAGGCCTAAATTGTTCTTGTGCATTACTTCAGCAGGAGATTCTAGACAGCTTTCAGAAGACTGAATTCTGGTACGTTAATGACAAGGGGCGGAAAGATGAAGATGATTCCGCCGCGACGCCGTGCCGTCCGGTGAGCCAGCGCGGCGATGACAAGTGGTGGCTGCCCGTGCCGTGCGTCACCAAGCCCGGTCTGACGGAGACGGCGCGGCGAGACCTCCAGCAGAAGCGGGACTGCGCGAGCCAGATCCACAAGGCGGCCATGGCCATCAACAATGGCGTTCTTGCCGAGATCCGGATCCCGGACCTGTACAAGCAAGCGCTTCCCAAGGTTAACTTCAAATCATTTGATACCAAACCAAAGGATCGCGATTCATCAGCATCGCTGAATCTGAAAAAAGGTATTCTGAATAATTCCGATTTCAGTGCGGGCGGGCGAGCGTGGGCGACCTGATCTACCGCCACATGGCGTTCCCGGGCAAGTTCTCGCCGGAGTACCTGCTGGACTGCCTGGAGATCTCGTCGGAGCACGAGGCCCTGGAGGCGGCGGAccgcgtggaggcggcgatGCACGTGTGGCGGCGGAAGGCGCGCCAGAGCCACTCGAGGTCCCCCTGGAGCGCGGTCAAGGACCTGATGGAGTCGGACAAGAACGTGATGCTGGCGAGCCGCGCCGAGGACGTGCTGCTCTGCCTCAAGCAGCGCTTCCCCGGC
This sequence is a window from Panicum virgatum strain AP13 chromosome 7K, P.virgatum_v5, whole genome shotgun sequence. Protein-coding genes within it:
- the LOC120641411 gene encoding rop guanine nucleotide exchange factor 3-like isoform X2 — translated: METPSSTCDEGSELDARSQSDYADLDDLDRPPRGHRREPSSDASSECSAEPGSPYGSSPYRPWPVRALPARVPKPPPPPLLKRLSATRRAAGGGVRDGKAGDGELQLIKERFSKLLLGEDMSGSGKGVSTSVAISNAITNLYATVFGSCHRLEPLPAEKRSMWRREMDCLLSVCDYIVEFFPSKEILPDGTIREVMATRPRSDIYVNLPALEKLDDMLLEILDSFQKTEFWYVNDKGRKDEDDSAATPCRPVSQRGDDKWWLPVPCVTKPGLTETARRDLQQKRDCASQIHKAAMAINNGVLAEIRIPDLYKQALPKCGRASVGDLIYRHMAFPGKFSPEYLLDCLEISSEHEALEAADRVEAAMHVWRRKARQSHSRSPWSAVKDLMESDKNVMLASRAEDVLLCLKQRFPGLSQTTLDASKIQYNKDVGQAILESYSRVLESLAYNIVTCIDDVLFADEAARKIA
- the LOC120641411 gene encoding rop guanine nucleotide exchange factor 3-like isoform X3; the encoded protein is METPSSTCDEGSELDARSQSDYADLDDLDRPPRGHRREPSSDASSECSAEPGSPYGSSPYRPWPVRALPARVPKPPPPPLLKRLSATRRAAGGGVRDGKAGDGELQLIKERFSKLLLGEDMSGSGKGVSTSVAISNAITNLYATVFGSCHRLEPLPAEKRSMWRREMDCLLSVCDYIVEFFPSKEILPDGTIREVMATRPRSDIYVNLPALEKLDDMLLGRKDEDDSAATPCRPVSQRGDDKWWLPVPCVTKPGLTETARRDLQQKRDCASQIHKAAMAINNGVLAEIRIPDLYKQALPKCGRASVGDLIYRHMAFPGKFSPEYLLDCLEISSEHEALEAADRVEAAMHVWRRKARQSHSRSPWSAVKDLMESDKNVMLASRAEDVLLCLKQRFPGLSQTTLDASKIQYNKDVGQAILESYSRVLESLAYNIVTCIDDVLFADEAARKIA
- the LOC120641411 gene encoding rop guanine nucleotide exchange factor 3-like isoform X1, whose protein sequence is METPSSTCDEGSELDARSQSDYADLDDLDRPPRGHRREPSSDASSECSAEPGSPYGSSPYRPWPVRALPARVPKPPPPPLLKRLSATRRAAGGGVRDGKAGDGELQLIKERFSKLLLGEDMSGSGKGVSTSVAISNAITNLYATVFGSCHRLEPLPAEKRSMWRREMDCLLSVCDYIVEFFPSKEILPDGTIREVMATRPRSDIYVNLPALEKLDDMLLQEILDSFQKTEFWYVNDKGRKDEDDSAATPCRPVSQRGDDKWWLPVPCVTKPGLTETARRDLQQKRDCASQIHKAAMAINNGVLAEIRIPDLYKQALPKCGRASVGDLIYRHMAFPGKFSPEYLLDCLEISSEHEALEAADRVEAAMHVWRRKARQSHSRSPWSAVKDLMESDKNVMLASRAEDVLLCLKQRFPGLSQTTLDASKIQYNKDVGQAILESYSRVLESLAYNIVTCIDDVLFADEAARKIA